AGATCGACGAGGCCATGGAAGAGGACGTGGAATTCATCTTCCTCGCCGCCCCGGTCGCCGTCGAGGGCGATGGCAAGGTGGAGCGGCTTGTCTGCGAAAAGATGGAACTCGGCGAACCCGACGCTTCCGGTCGCAGGCGCCCCGTCCCGACGGGGGAGCAGTTCACCCTTGAAGTGGACACCGTCATCGCCGCTATAGGCCAGGGTGCGGACTTCTCTCCCCTGCCCAAGGAGATACACGACGGCAGAAGGATCAACTCGGATAAACATTTCGCTACGCCCCTGGAGGGTGTCTTTGCCTGCGGCGACCTCAACACCGGCCCGGATATCGCCGTGGGAGCCATCGCCGAAGGCCACTGGGCCGCCGAATCCATCAATCACTTCATCATGGAAGGCGTCCCCCACCGACCCTTCGAGTGCGACGTCGTCCGGGTCGACCTTGGTCCGGAAGACTTCCTGGACCAGGAGAAGCAACCCCAGGAACACCCGGTTCACTGTCCCGGGAATGTTCGTCTCTCCCGGCCCTTCGAGGAGTACAACCTGGGGCTTACGGAAGAGCAGGTTCGGAGAGATGGAAGCCGCTGCATGAAGTGCGGCTGCCCCGACGTCCACGAATGCAAGCTCAGGGAGTACGGAACGGAGTACGAAGCAGATCCCGAAACCTTCTCCAAGGAGGAGTACTCCAGGCCGCACAGGACCGTCGAGGCCAACAAGTATTACCTCAGGGACATGGACAAGTGCATAGCCTGCGGCGTCTGCGTGAGGGCCTGCAGCCAGCAAGCCATATACAGCGCCATCGATTTCCAGCACAGGGGCATGGATACCCTCATCGCACCGGCCATGGACCGGGGCATCGAGGATTCCACCTGCGTCTTCTGCGGCCAGTGCGTCGAGCTCTGCCCAACGGGGGCCCTGACGGAAAATTCCGTCCACGGCATCAGCCGTCCGTCCAAAACGCGGATCGTCAAGACCATCTGTCCCTACTGCGGCGTGGGATGCGAACTGGATATTCACGTGGACGAACTCACGGGCAAGATATGGAACGTGAAAACCGACTACGACAGCGCCACCTCGATGAACGCCGGAAGATGTTGCGTGAAGGGTCGCTTTGCCTGGAGCTTCGTGCACAGCGACGACAGGCTCGAAAAGCCATTGATCAAGGAAAAGGGAGCCTTCAGGGAGGCATCCTGGGAGGAAGCCCTTGGCCTGGTGGCCAAAAAGCTCACCGGCTTCCGGGATTCCTACGGCCCCGATTCGGTGGCCTTTTTCTCCTCGGCGCGCTGCACCAACGAGGAGAACTACCTGCTTCAGCGTTTCGCAAGGGAGGTGATGGGCACAAACAACATAGATCACTGTGCCCACCTCTGACACTCCGCCACTGTAGCGGGTCTCGGCGAGACCCTGGGAAGCGGAGCAATGACCAACGATTACGAGTCAATCAAGCACGCCGATGTGGCCCTGGTGATAGGGTCCAATACGACGGAGAACCATCCCGTCATCGGTTCTTGGTTGAAGGAACAGCAAAAGGAAGGTCGGACCAAGCTGATAGTTTGCGACCCGAGAAGGATCGAGCTCGACGACTATGCCGACATCAAGGTCAGGCATCGTTCGGGAAGCGACGTGGCTCTTCTCAACGGGCTCATGAACATAATCATCGCCGAAGGCCTCCATGACAAGGAATTCATCGAGAAGAACGTTGAGAAATTCGACGAACTCAAGGCTGTAGTCGCGGAGTACACACCGGCCAAGGTGAGCGCCATCACCGGGGTGCCCGAAGAGACCCTGAGAGAGGCGGCCAGGACTTACGCCCGGGGACCGAACTCGGCTATCTTCTACACCATGGGGATCACCCAGCACCAGTACGGTACCAACAATGTAAGAACCGTCGCCAACCTGGCGCTGCTCTGCGGCATGCTCGGAAGACCCGGCACGGGCGTCAACCCCTTGCGGGGTCAGAACAACGTCCAGGGCGCCTGCGATATGGGCTGCCTGCCGGCGACGCTCCCGGGCTACCTCGACATCACCAAGAACACCGAAAAGGCCGTTGAAAAGGTGAGGCAAATCTGGAAAGCCGAGCTTCCTACCTCCCCGGGCAGGACCATAGTCAAGGTCACCGACGGGCTCGCCAAAGGCGAAGTCAAGGGACTTTTCATCATGGGAGAGAACCCCATGGTCAGCGACCCCAACACCAAGCACGTGAAGGACGCCCTTGAAAGGGCGGAATTCCTC
This portion of the Thermovirga sp. genome encodes:
- the fdhF gene encoding formate dehydrogenase subunit alpha, which produces MDRDVKVILNGKEVFGYRGQKILELCAENGIEIPTLCYDPHLTLHGGCSICLVEVKGAKNLVRACAMPINNGMEIQTMTDRVFGARQLALQLLFSDHVGDCRPPCQLACPARGDVKGYVNYAADGEYRASLEALHENITLPASIGRICPAPCEEKCRRNFVDEEPVSIREIKRFIGDWGINTGDLGVIPEIKENGKKVAIVGGGPAGLSAAYYLRKMGYAITLFDKESALGGMMRFGIPDYRLPQPILQKEIDWIIDHGIETRLNTTLGKDVTLEELRKNYDSVLLAFGCWKSLPMRAPGEDLKGVLGGINFLYEVNNGRKVDVGSRVAVIGGGNTAMDAARCALRCDADKVYVVYRRTRDEMPAEKLEIDEAMEEDVEFIFLAAPVAVEGDGKVERLVCEKMELGEPDASGRRRPVPTGEQFTLEVDTVIAAIGQGADFSPLPKEIHDGRRINSDKHFATPLEGVFACGDLNTGPDIAVGAIAEGHWAAESINHFIMEGVPHRPFECDVVRVDLGPEDFLDQEKQPQEHPVHCPGNVRLSRPFEEYNLGLTEEQVRRDGSRCMKCGCPDVHECKLREYGTEYEADPETFSKEEYSRPHRTVEANKYYLRDMDKCIACGVCVRACSQQAIYSAIDFQHRGMDTLIAPAMDRGIEDSTCVFCGQCVELCPTGALTENSVHGISRPSKTRIVKTICPYCGVGCELDIHVDELTGKIWNVKTDYDSATSMNAGRCCVKGRFAWSFVHSDDRLEKPLIKEKGAFREASWEEALGLVAKKLTGFRDSYGPDSVAFFSSARCTNEENYLLQRFAREVMGTNNIDHCAHLUHSATVAGLGETLGSGAMTNDYESIKHADVALVIGSNTTENHPVIGSWLKEQQKEGRTKLIVCDPRRIELDDYADIKVRHRSGSDVALLNGLMNIIIAEGLHDKEFIEKNVEKFDELKAVVAEYTPAKVSAITGVPEETLREAARTYARGPNSAIFYTMGITQHQYGTNNVRTVANLALLCGMLGRPGTGVNPLRGQNNVQGACDMGCLPATLPGYLDITKNTEKAVEKVRQIWKAELPTSPGRTIVKVTDGLAKGEVKGLFIMGENPMVSDPNTKHVKDALERAEFLVVQDIFMTETAQLADVVLPATCWAEKDGTFTNTCRAVQRIRKAVDAPGEARPDWEVIVDLANACGAEWDFQSPEDVMEEINRFVPQYGGVTYDRLDQGPLLWPCPDKDHPGTPNLYTTGFPRGKATFAPHEWKEPHEWPDAEYPFLATTGRSLYHYHTGSMTRRTPSAEFIKSLYVEVNPKDAAAI